The Triticum dicoccoides isolate Atlit2015 ecotype Zavitan chromosome 6A, WEW_v2.0, whole genome shotgun sequence genome has a window encoding:
- the LOC119318945 gene encoding exopolygalacturonase-like, whose product MLGAKGDGKTDATQAVMKAWKNACGATGTQKIVIPPGNFLVGALELSGPCTSSIIIRLDGNLLGTGDLTAYKKNWIEVMRVDNFAINGHGIIDGQGPLVWEKNQCSKHYDCKILPNSLVLDYVNNATIRGITLKNAKFFHLNLFNCKSVLVENVEITAPGNSPNTDGIHMGDSEDVTIKATNIGVGDDCISIGPGTKHVKIHGSRCGPGHGISVGSLGRYKDEKDVEDIQVTNCTIKGATNGLRIKSYEDSKSALRATRFVYDDVRMDNVSYPIVIDQKYCPNNICAKAPGASKVVVADIVFKNIVGTSATPEAVTLNCVNNVPCQGLQLVNVNLKYTGTNNKTMAVCKNAVGKSVNVVKELACL is encoded by the exons ATGCTGGGGGCCAAGGGCGACGGAAAGACGGACGCGACGCAGGCGGTGATGAAGGCGTGGAAGAACGCGTGCGGGGCGACGGGGACGCAGAAGATCGTGATCCCGCCGGGCAACTTCCTGGTGGGCGCACTGGAGCTGTCGGGCCCCTGCACCTCCTCCATCATCATCCGGCTGGACGGCAACCTCCTGGGCACCGGCGACCTCACCGCCTACAAGAAGAACTGGATCGAGGTGATGCGCGTGGACAACTTCGCCATCAACGGCCACGGCATCATCGACGGCCAGGGCCCCCTCGTGTGGGAGAAGAACCAGTGCAGCAAGCACTACGACTGCAAGATCCTCCCCAAC aGCCTGGTGCTGGACTACGTGAACAACGCGACGATCCGTGGCATCACGCTCAAGAACGCAAAGTTCTTCCACCTCAACCTCTTCAACTGCAAGTCGGTGCTGGTGGAGAACGTGGAGATCACGGCGCCGGGGAACAGCCCCAACACGGACGGCATCCACATGGGCGACTCGGAGGACGTGACCATCAAGGCGACCAACATCGGCGTCGGCGACGACTGCATCTCCATCGGGCCCGGCACCAAGCACGTCAAGATCCACGGCTCCCGGTGCGGCCCCGGCCACGGGATCAGCGTGGGCAGCCTGGGGCGGTACAAGGACGAGAAGGACGTGGAGGACATCCAGGTGACCAACTGCACCATCAAGGGCGCCACCAACGGGCTCCGGATCAAGTCGTACGAGGACTCCAAGTCGGCGCTCCGGGCCACCCGCTTCGTGTACGACGACGTGAGGATGGACAACGTCTCCTACCCCATCGTCATCGACCAGAAGTACTGCCCCAACAACATCTGCGCCAAGGCCCCCGGCGCCTCCAAGGTGGTCGTCGCCGACATCGTCTTCAAGAACATCGTCGGGACGTCGGCGACGCCGGAGGCCGTCACGCTCAACTGCGTCAACAACGTGCCCTGCCAGGGCCTCCAGCTCGTCAACGTCAACCTCAAGTACACCGGCACCAACAACAAGACCATGGCCGTCTGCAAGAACGCCGTCGGCAAGTCCGTCAACGTCGTCAAGGAGCTCGCATGCCTCTGA
- the LOC119316389 gene encoding fumarylacetoacetase-like yields the protein MAEGKPLLRSFVEVPRDSHFPIQNLPFGVFRRRGQPEGPPRPATAIGDFALDLAAVSAAGLFDGPLLSASPCFHQETLNMFLGLGRPAWKEARATLQKILSADEPVLRDNEALRKNCLVPMSDVEMLLPITVGDYTDFFCSVHHARNCGFIFRGPQTPVNPNWFHLPVGYHGRASSVIISGTDIIRPRGQGHPTGSAQPYFGPSQKLDFELEMAAIVGPGNELGKPIDIADAEDHIFGLVVMNDWSARDIQAWETIPLGPFLGKSFSTSVSPWIVTLDALKPFACEAPKQEPEPLPYLAEKNHINYDIPLEAWIKPKEQSEASVVTKTNFKHMYWTVTQQLAHHTVNGCNLRPGDMFATGTLSGPEPDSLGCLLEITWNGQKEISVGNSIRKFLQDGDEVILTGCCKGEDYNVGFGTCTGKILPSLP from the exons ATGGCGGAGGGGAAGCCGCTGCTGCGGTCGTTCGTGGAGGTGCCGAGGGACTCGCACTTCCCCATCCAGAACCTCCCCTTCGGGGTCTTCCGCAGGAGGGGCCAGCCCGAGGGCCCGCCGCGCCCGGCGACGGCCATCGGGGACTTCGCGCTCgacctcgccgccgtctccgccgccgGCCTCTTCGACGGGCCCCTCCTCTCCGCCTCCCCATGCTTCCACCAG GAAACGCTCAACATGTTCTTGGGGTTGGGCCGACCGGcgtggaaggaggcgcgcgccacgCTCCAGAAAATCCTCTCAG CTGATGAGCCGGTGCTGCGTGACAACGAGGCCTTGAGGAAGAACTGCCTTGTGCCAATG AGTGATGTAGAGATGCTTCTTCCTATCACGGTAGGAGACTACACGGATTTCTTTTGTTCTGTGCACCACGCAAGGAACTGTGGATTCATCTTCCGTGGACCACAGACTCCAGTCAATCCGAATTG GTTTCACTTACCAGTTGGTTACCATGGACGGGCATCATctgtaatcatatctggaacagacaTTATTCGACCCAG AGGACAAGGTCATCCAACAGGAAGCGCTCAACCTTATTTCGGTCCTTCTCAAAAGCTTGATTTTGAACTTGAGATG GCTGCCATTGTTGGACCAGGGAATGAACTGGGCAAACCTATTGATATTGCTGACGCTGAGGATCATATATTTGGCTTAGTGGTAATGAATGATTGGAGTG CCAGAGATATTCAAGCCTGGGAGACGATACCTCTTGGACCTTTCCTTGGCAAAAGCTTCA GTACATCTGTATCACCTTGGATTGTGACCCTGGATGCCCTGAAGCCTTTTGCCTGTGAGGCTCCTAAGCAG GAACCCGAACCTTTGCCTTACTTAGCTGAAAAGAATCATATAAACTATGACATTCCTCTTGAA GCTTGGATTAAGCCCAAAGAGCAAAGTGAAGCATCAGTTGTCACAAAGACCAATTTCAAACATAT GTACTGGACTGTGACGCAGCAACTAGCACACCACACCGTGAATGGATGCAATCTGAGACCAGGGGACATGTTTGCGACTGGCACCCTCAGTGGACCT GAACCAGACTCTCTGGGATGTTTGCTGGAGATAACGTGGAACGGGCAGAAGGAGATATCAGTTGGGAATTCGATCCGCAAGTTCCTCCAAGATGGGGACGAAGTCATCTTGACAGGCTGTTGCAAG GGCGAGGACTACAACGTTGGATTCGGAACCTGCACGGGGAAGATTCTGCCGTCGCTTCCATGA